The following proteins are co-located in the Acropora palmata chromosome 11, jaAcrPala1.3, whole genome shotgun sequence genome:
- the LOC141897599 gene encoding uncharacterized protein LOC141897599 codes for MSNSSDSRLYFEGVLDKAGKRFFEGFRKRWFTLDGQYLTYYKAPEKTEENYLGTIDFSQVKAVNPSKVTNNGFQITTKSRTYTFSAPSSDLQMEWISLLRQAMQLESFVRCNSRLSAQDSIDSQYEEIPNAGRGSCGSQSEKSFDEDDKDDLYSGIDDHITLKSTSEYSQVGAVTMPMSERSKNGGETEYELVGSRPSFKSAPPTYEMVKAATQDTLENAGGLYDLVAAPPKVERKRKDTGPTKQNITTGRSQTDDNENPVEDITPLYCTVPKGVRKQNNSFRGLSMISEGEQDEEDEEQPSPNLEEGFPALPPRKCSGEALAIYEIKRFLEESAKGEGENETCDEGKEANNNTGNLTQNGTGSAFQQLKAFLQQLDSTEEE; via the exons ATGTCTAATTCATCCGATTCACGGCTTTATTTCGAAGGAGTTCTTGATAAGGCAGGGAAGAGGTTTTTCGAG GGATTTCGAAAAAGATGGTTTACCCTTGATGGACAATATTTGACTTACTACAAAGCTCCGGAAAAAACG GAAGAAAACTACCTTGGAACAATTGATTTTAGTCAG GTGAAAGCTGTCAACCCCTCCAAGGTGACAAACAATGGATTTCAGATTACAACCAAGAGTCGGACGTACACTTTT TCTGCTCCTTCTAGTGATCTCCAGATGGAATGGATCAGTTTATTAAGGCAGGCGATGCAACTGGAATCTTTTGTGAGGTGCAACAGTAGATTGAG TGCGCAGGATTCCATTGACTCACAATACGAAGAAATCCCGAACGCGGGGAGGGGATCGTGCGGCTCACAGTCCGAGAAGTCCTTCGACGAGGACGACAAAGATGACCTTTACTCTGGTATTGACGACCACATAACACTAAAAAGCACTAGTGAGTACAGTCAGGTTGGAGCAGTAACAATGCCAATGTCAGAGAGAAGCAAGAACGGTGGTGAAACAGAATACGAGTTGGTTGGATCAAGGCCCTCTTTCAAATCTGCCCCTCCTACCTACGAAATGGTAAAGGCTGCAACTCAAGATACATTGGAGAACGCTGGCGGGCTATACGATTTAGTCGCCGCCCCGCCCAAAGTGGAACGAAAACGCAAAGACACAGGACCAACCAAACAGAATATCACTACTGGAAGGTCACAGACGGACGATAACGAGAATCCGGTGGAGGACATAACCCCTCTTTACTGTACAGTACCCAAGGGAGtaagaaagcaaaataattCTTTCCGTGGGCTTTCAATGATTTCCGAGGGAGAGCAGGACGAGGAAGACGAGGAGCAACCGTCACCAAACCTCGAAGAAGGATTCCCGGCTTTACCACCGCGAAAATGCTCTGGGGAAGCGTTGGCAATTTACGAAATAAAACGATTCTTGGAAGAGAGCGCGAAAGGTGAAGGAGAAAATGAGACGTGTGATGAAGGAAAAGAGGCAAATAATAACACAGGCAACCTGACCCAAAATGGTACTGGTTCCGCGTTCCAACAGCTGAAAGCATTTTTGCAGCAACTTGATTCTACAGAAGAAGagtaa